The proteins below are encoded in one region of Planctopirus limnophila DSM 3776:
- a CDS encoding DUF2167 domain-containing protein yields MLQHRFWFTVVCILVFSGLPERLIAAPADPPLTPEQRRILERFQQISWQKGPGRFAVGPQATIQIPDGFQITNSAGAQIYMELSGNPPSANIQSVVTFTEEPFGFYLIFSYEDSGKVDDRDASNLNADELLKQLRENTNAGNAHRKQLGLEPLYIDRWIIPPRYNSTTKQLEWALRGHSESGNPVANWDTRILGRYGMMSVKLVMTNPDEIESVIPGVNQLLQGFSFNAGSDYASWQPGDKVAALGVTALVAGSTTAVAAKLGFFQKMGVFIFKYIYLILAALGAVGARFLGKSASNSSPSDSVAMNRDSALPRPPTLPGPRPRTPQSPDNQSSD; encoded by the coding sequence ATGTTGCAGCATCGATTCTGGTTCACGGTCGTTTGCATTTTGGTGTTCAGTGGCCTCCCGGAAAGACTGATTGCCGCTCCGGCCGATCCTCCACTGACTCCCGAGCAGCGTCGAATCCTCGAACGATTCCAACAGATTTCCTGGCAAAAGGGGCCCGGCCGATTCGCAGTTGGGCCACAAGCCACCATTCAGATCCCTGACGGATTTCAGATCACCAATTCAGCCGGTGCTCAGATCTACATGGAGTTAAGTGGTAACCCGCCATCCGCAAACATTCAGAGTGTGGTAACATTTACAGAGGAGCCATTTGGATTTTACCTGATTTTCTCTTATGAGGACTCGGGGAAAGTCGATGATCGTGATGCGAGTAATCTCAATGCGGATGAGCTCCTCAAGCAGCTTCGCGAGAATACGAATGCTGGAAACGCTCATCGCAAACAACTGGGACTAGAGCCACTCTACATTGATCGCTGGATCATTCCTCCGCGTTACAACTCCACTACGAAGCAATTGGAATGGGCACTTCGCGGGCATTCGGAAAGTGGGAATCCCGTCGCCAATTGGGATACCAGGATCTTGGGACGCTACGGCATGATGTCCGTCAAGCTGGTGATGACAAATCCAGACGAAATTGAGTCTGTAATTCCCGGCGTTAATCAGCTGCTGCAAGGCTTTTCATTCAATGCTGGAAGTGATTACGCATCGTGGCAACCCGGAGACAAAGTGGCCGCACTGGGTGTGACCGCATTGGTGGCTGGATCCACAACCGCGGTCGCTGCCAAACTGGGATTCTTTCAGAAAATGGGTGTCTTTATTTTTAAATACATCTATCTGATTCTGGCAGCTTTGGGGGCCGTCGGAGCGCGCTTCCTTGGGAAATCCGCATCCAACTCGTCTCCTTCAGATTCAGTCGCGATGAATCGCGACTCGGCTCTTCCTCGTCCCCCGACACTTCCAGGACCACGTCCCCGAACGCCCCAGTCTCCCGACAATCAGTCAAGTGATTGA
- a CDS encoding J domain-containing protein — MVEYVVTLTAVLAGFFLGGMWGGNLGSFVGGLGALFLCLVVKDVLFLERTLEGFFARHRTEIAGFVVVVILVILGSYLLGPTWGTLLGLVGGRTAGEWIAGRLGWSAEQAQNDLFMRAIQLTYPLALVGMDSSPDPRELKTIHEIARLLLQPLGLHHKRDVQNVLDISRRLIDEPDCVNWLPTANEELRFRIVWNCLQVIYSRESIPPEKRQFVVELEQFLNLQSLNVIGVYDRSVGIQYMRIPALHVLGLSADATDSQIDATYRDAVRQFHPDRVQGVPDHLSALARDKMVQINEAYHLLKTSDPASLKYNFRGVEEDAVITPDGESGFLCRCWLCRKANRIPDQVVLHSLRCGGCHALLGRPVSPA, encoded by the coding sequence ATGGTTGAATACGTGGTCACTTTGACAGCCGTGCTGGCTGGTTTTTTCTTGGGTGGCATGTGGGGCGGAAATCTGGGGTCTTTTGTGGGAGGCCTCGGGGCTCTGTTTCTGTGTCTCGTTGTCAAAGATGTGCTCTTCCTGGAGCGAACGCTGGAGGGGTTTTTCGCGCGGCATCGAACGGAGATTGCCGGATTTGTGGTTGTTGTGATTCTGGTGATTCTGGGGTCTTATCTGCTGGGCCCAACCTGGGGGACGCTCCTGGGGCTCGTCGGTGGCCGTACTGCGGGAGAATGGATTGCCGGACGATTGGGATGGAGTGCAGAGCAGGCGCAGAACGATCTCTTTATGCGGGCAATCCAGTTGACATATCCGTTGGCACTCGTGGGTATGGATTCATCTCCAGATCCTCGCGAACTGAAGACAATACACGAGATTGCCCGACTCTTGCTGCAGCCCTTGGGGCTCCATCACAAGCGGGATGTGCAGAACGTTTTGGACATTTCCCGAAGGCTGATTGATGAGCCTGACTGCGTCAACTGGCTTCCGACTGCTAACGAGGAGCTTCGGTTCCGGATTGTCTGGAACTGTCTGCAGGTGATTTATTCCCGGGAGAGCATTCCTCCCGAGAAACGGCAGTTCGTCGTAGAACTGGAGCAATTCCTCAACCTGCAGAGTCTCAATGTCATTGGTGTCTACGATCGTTCCGTAGGGATTCAGTACATGCGTATCCCGGCATTGCATGTGTTGGGACTCTCTGCTGATGCAACAGACTCACAGATTGATGCGACGTATCGAGATGCTGTCCGTCAGTTTCATCCCGATCGTGTGCAAGGCGTTCCGGATCATCTTTCAGCTCTGGCTCGCGATAAGATGGTCCAGATCAATGAAGCGTATCATCTGCTAAAGACCTCGGATCCCGCCTCGCTGAAGTACAATTTTCGTGGGGTGGAGGAGGATGCCGTGATCACTCCTGATGGGGAATCGGGCTTTTTGTGCCGCTGCTGGCTCTGCCGAAAGGCCAATCGAATTCCCGATCAAGTCGTACTGCATTCTCTGCGCTGTGGTGGCTGCCATGCACTCCTCGGCCGACCGGTTTCGCCTGCCTGA
- a CDS encoding beta clamp domain-containing protein, with translation MFQFSRQTARQVLTAFRHAGLIHFSRRIQPPVTLIQRGTQLQMLCLTPEVWVLWQNFDPSRSPTPSPLTELSLGHAEQVTVPATLLRDVQGTTPDIVTIEVDQDLIKARWTTSGFEMEREYQRMDPPEGWPRAIWSELVEAPPGFLAALQRVMSLRDPSIKRYSLSCVQYSAQHQRLAGSNGHQLLIWNGLPLPWSDDLLLAGTDIFALPEWERASTVHLARTPTDLVVQSGSWVVGLKIETEGRYPLIDRVVPQLSETASQMELHPVDACRLIELLEHLPQAQITSEERIHQPVTVDLSQAFPVIRIQTRCAARATEIQLTRSTCWGTSGAISLETRYLLSALKMGFQQLGFQSSESAVRLDTPEAFYVIMPLTRDSLIPPGDHHVLATGQPQSGTREPVGLPAMRLEPVHPVSENSPVEISRSPFHKAHSRETIIV, from the coding sequence ATGTTTCAATTCTCACGACAGACAGCCCGGCAAGTCCTCACAGCGTTTCGACATGCCGGACTCATCCATTTCTCCCGGCGCATTCAACCCCCGGTCACGCTGATTCAGCGCGGCACTCAACTGCAGATGCTCTGCCTGACTCCTGAAGTCTGGGTTCTCTGGCAGAACTTCGATCCCTCCCGCAGTCCCACTCCCTCACCTCTCACGGAACTCTCCCTGGGCCATGCCGAACAAGTCACCGTCCCGGCAACACTTTTACGAGACGTGCAGGGAACCACCCCGGATATCGTGACCATCGAAGTCGATCAGGATCTGATCAAGGCCCGTTGGACAACCTCGGGTTTTGAGATGGAGCGTGAATATCAGCGAATGGATCCTCCCGAAGGCTGGCCCCGAGCCATCTGGTCTGAACTGGTGGAAGCCCCGCCGGGGTTTCTCGCCGCATTGCAGCGAGTGATGTCACTCCGTGACCCCAGCATCAAGCGGTACTCCCTGAGTTGTGTGCAATACAGTGCTCAACATCAGCGACTCGCAGGGTCGAATGGGCATCAACTGCTGATTTGGAACGGGTTGCCACTTCCCTGGTCAGACGATCTGCTGCTGGCAGGCACAGATATTTTCGCACTCCCTGAATGGGAACGTGCCAGTACTGTCCATCTCGCTCGCACGCCCACCGATTTAGTGGTGCAATCTGGATCCTGGGTCGTCGGACTGAAGATTGAAACCGAAGGACGGTATCCCCTGATTGACCGGGTTGTGCCGCAACTCTCTGAGACCGCCTCACAGATGGAACTCCATCCTGTGGATGCCTGCCGTCTGATAGAACTTCTGGAACATCTTCCCCAGGCCCAGATCACCTCGGAAGAACGGATTCATCAACCGGTGACCGTGGATCTTTCGCAGGCGTTTCCCGTGATCCGAATTCAGACACGCTGTGCGGCACGTGCCACGGAAATTCAACTGACGCGATCCACCTGCTGGGGCACATCCGGGGCAATCTCACTGGAGACCCGCTATCTTCTCTCAGCCCTGAAGATGGGGTTTCAGCAACTCGGTTTTCAGAGTTCGGAGAGTGCCGTTCGTCTCGACACTCCGGAGGCCTTCTACGTCATCATGCCACTCACGCGTGACAGCCTCATTCCGCCGGGAGATCACCACGTGCTGGCCACTGGCCAACCACAGTCCGGCACACGCGAACCCGTCGGCCTCCCAGCAATGCGCTTGGAACCAGTCCACCCAGTTTCCGAAAACTCACCAGTGGAGATCTCACGTTCCCCATTCCACAAGGCCCATTCACGTGAGACGATCATTGTTTAA